A stretch of Flavobacterium sp. N1994 DNA encodes these proteins:
- a CDS encoding PQQ-binding-like beta-propeller repeat protein gives MKKLFILFTLFISLFTLAQVPQGISYQAIALNGSGAPVVSSNVRVRLSILDSTTSGTVLYSETHLKTTNAQGLFNLVIGQGTVVSGTFATINWGINSKFLKVEMDATGGTTYVLVGTTQLLSVPYAMTAGSLADASANDSIENNKTSNFAFASTSGNVYAFNATTGAWVGQSGSVSAVGGLISSNKNVAFRSTSGTVYAFNSSTNTWIAQSGTVSSSGGLIGSNGNFAFASTSGTVYAFNKNTGIWYGQSGSVSSTGGLVGSNGSFAFGSTSGTVYAFNPSTNTWIAQSGTVSSSGGLISSNGNFAFGTTSGNVYAYTKSSGVWTVQAGTVSATGGLISSPSN, from the coding sequence ATGAAAAAACTATTTATATTATTTACCCTTTTTATTTCCTTATTCACATTGGCTCAAGTCCCTCAAGGCATTTCTTATCAAGCGATTGCTTTAAATGGTTCAGGAGCTCCTGTTGTGAGTTCGAATGTTAGGGTGAGACTTTCAATTCTTGACAGTACAACTTCTGGAACCGTTTTATATTCAGAAACACATTTAAAAACCACTAATGCCCAAGGATTATTTAATCTTGTTATTGGGCAAGGGACAGTAGTTTCGGGAACTTTTGCCACCATCAATTGGGGAATTAATTCTAAATTCTTGAAAGTGGAGATGGATGCTACTGGAGGAACAACTTATGTATTGGTTGGCACAACACAATTACTTTCAGTTCCATATGCTATGACGGCAGGGAGTTTAGCAGATGCTTCTGCAAATGACAGTATAGAAAATAATAAAACTTCAAATTTTGCTTTTGCTAGCACTTCAGGCAATGTTTATGCTTTTAATGCTACTACTGGTGCTTGGGTTGGTCAATCTGGATCAGTTAGTGCAGTTGGTGGATTAATTAGTTCTAATAAAAATGTTGCTTTTCGTAGTACCTCTGGAACGGTATATGCTTTTAATTCTTCAACAAATACATGGATAGCACAATCAGGTACTGTTAGCAGTTCAGGTGGACTAATAGGTTCTAATGGAAATTTTGCTTTTGCTAGTACATCTGGAACGGTATATGCTTTTAATAAAAATACAGGAATCTGGTATGGCCAAAGCGGATCTGTTAGTAGCACTGGAGGTTTAGTAGGATCTAATGGAAGTTTTGCTTTTGGCAGTACTTCTGGAACCGTGTATGCTTTTAACCCATCAACAAATACTTGGATTGCCCAATCAGGAACTGTTAGCAGTTCAGGAGGACTTATAAGCTCTAATGGAAATTTTGCTTTTGGTACCACCTCTGGAAATGTATATGCTTATACAAAAAGTTCAGGAGTATGGACAGTTCAAGCTGGAACAGTTAGTGCTACCGGGGGATTAATTTCTTCCCCTTCTAATTAA
- a CDS encoding T9SS type A sorting domain-containing protein — protein MKQLILFTFLIITVSASSQSLIQSVNSGSLITASSSVSIGEIVVVPQNQSQSSSGIIGILVQTLEVPKLELSNKITVYPNPTTSTVYFQTDTNLLDEKVSVFNLSGQLISEKKITGDNALDLSELSSGMYLIQFANKSINSFKIIKH, from the coding sequence ATGAAACAACTAATACTATTTACGTTTTTAATCATAACCGTTTCAGCCAGTTCGCAATCTCTAATACAATCCGTTAACTCGGGAAGTTTGATTACTGCAAGTTCTTCAGTTTCTATTGGTGAAATTGTGGTGGTTCCTCAAAATCAATCCCAATCTAGTTCTGGAATAATTGGAATCTTGGTTCAAACATTGGAAGTTCCAAAATTGGAATTAAGCAACAAAATTACGGTTTATCCAAATCCAACCACGTCAACGGTATACTTTCAAACAGATACCAATCTACTGGATGAGAAAGTTTCTGTTTTTAATTTATCGGGACAATTAATCTCTGAAAAGAAAATAACAGGAGACAATGCTTTGGATTTATCGGAGCTTTCTTCGGGAATGTACCTTATTCAATTCGCTAACAAGAGCATCAATTCCTTTAAAATAATCAAACATTAA
- a CDS encoding OmpA family protein, which yields MKPIFVFLFLLIATSFRAQEQLALYFDSNKFELNAKEQAKLTGWISENKNNKIVAIHGFTDEDGTNGFNDTLAQNRVNFIFNVVKNQIKIREDFKTRSFGESFQQSKNKAENRKVLVYYILEKDIPREDEILGIKKEVVVEEPKPDIDYPEKLVFDNPNGTQSEFKLDRAFMNKIGHAKAGEKLKIDNLNFIINTFAVVPESRGKLYELLLVLRSNPTLKIEIQGHLCCMPVDRTDLSTQRAKAIYNFLVANDVYRARLSYKGFGSTDPIYPLPEKDEKERAANRRVEILIVDN from the coding sequence ATGAAACCTATTTTTGTTTTTCTCTTTCTTCTTATTGCAACTTCTTTTCGTGCACAGGAGCAATTGGCTCTTTATTTTGACAGCAATAAATTTGAATTAAATGCCAAGGAACAAGCAAAACTTACTGGTTGGATTAGTGAAAACAAAAACAATAAAATTGTGGCTATTCACGGTTTTACTGATGAAGATGGTACTAACGGATTCAATGATACTTTGGCTCAAAACAGAGTGAATTTCATATTTAATGTAGTCAAAAACCAAATCAAAATCAGAGAAGATTTTAAAACTAGAAGTTTTGGGGAAAGCTTTCAACAATCTAAAAATAAAGCAGAAAACAGAAAAGTACTGGTGTATTATATTTTAGAAAAAGACATCCCACGAGAAGATGAAATTCTAGGGATCAAAAAAGAAGTTGTTGTTGAAGAACCTAAACCTGATATCGATTATCCAGAAAAATTAGTCTTTGACAACCCTAACGGAACCCAATCGGAATTCAAATTGGACAGGGCTTTTATGAATAAAATTGGACATGCTAAAGCGGGAGAAAAACTTAAAATAGACAATCTCAACTTTATCATCAACACCTTTGCAGTAGTCCCAGAATCACGTGGAAAATTATACGAGTTGCTTTTAGTTCTTAGAAGTAATCCCACTTTGAAGATTGAAATTCAAGGACACTTATGTTGTATGCCTGTGGATAGAACAGATTTATCAACCCAAAGAGCCAAAGCCATTTACAATTTTTTAGTGGCCAATGATGTGTACAGAGCAAGATTATCCTATAAAGGTTTTGGAAGCACAGATCCAATTTACCCATTGCCTGAAAAAGACGAAAAAGAACGAGCTGCTAATCGCCGTGTTGAAATTTTAATTGTAGATAATTAA
- a CDS encoding OmpA family protein, whose amino-acid sequence MRHSFLICVLLFSLGCIGQNKFDVFFDFNQDVPNQASQVKMNQWILKNKNVEITRVLGYCDSVDDSKYNKDLAMRRVNSMIAFLNKNGVKIADKVELKSFGKDFKFSKNQSENRKVEVFYNLISTNNEAVKNTKTIPEGPFGRRPERELKGEETKQNEPEDIVEAADIEAIVEEERATLESKFEKAKKGDLIRIKNINFEFNSEKLIYQSIPLLDELLDIMLNNPKLVIEIHGHICCNPNPNDTKLSYRRALFILKYLTTNGVEVNRLAFKGYGSNDPIYKLPERNEKERAANRRVEILIVNK is encoded by the coding sequence ATGCGTCATTCTTTTTTAATTTGTGTTCTGTTATTTTCGTTAGGTTGTATTGGTCAAAACAAGTTTGATGTTTTTTTTGATTTCAATCAAGATGTCCCTAATCAAGCATCGCAAGTAAAGATGAATCAATGGATTTTGAAAAATAAAAATGTTGAAATTACAAGGGTTTTAGGCTATTGCGATAGCGTTGATGATAGTAAATACAACAAAGATTTAGCCATGCGAAGAGTCAATTCGATGATAGCATTTTTGAATAAGAATGGGGTTAAGATAGCAGATAAAGTAGAGCTAAAATCATTTGGCAAAGATTTTAAGTTTTCTAAAAATCAAAGCGAGAACAGAAAAGTAGAAGTGTTTTATAATTTGATTTCAACTAATAATGAAGCTGTAAAAAATACTAAAACAATACCCGAAGGTCCTTTTGGCAGAAGACCAGAAAGAGAACTCAAAGGAGAGGAAACAAAGCAAAATGAACCAGAGGATATAGTAGAGGCTGCAGATATAGAAGCTATTGTAGAAGAAGAAAGAGCTACATTAGAATCGAAATTTGAAAAAGCCAAAAAAGGAGACTTGATTAGAATAAAAAATATCAACTTCGAATTTAATTCAGAAAAACTGATCTATCAATCGATACCTCTTTTGGATGAATTGCTTGATATTATGCTGAATAATCCGAAACTGGTGATTGAGATACACGGACATATTTGCTGTAACCCAAATCCGAATGATACCAAATTGTCTTATAGAAGGGCGCTTTTTATTCTTAAATATTTGACAACAAACGGAGTTGAGGTAAACAGACTTGCATTCAAAGGTTACGGAAGTAATGACCCGATATATAAACTGCCGGAAAGAAATGAAAAGGAACGCGCAGCTAACCGTAGAGTAGAAATTCTAATTGTAAATAAATAA
- a CDS encoding OmpA family protein has protein sequence MKLNIIILFFLVSIKSLGQKQLDVFFDFNKDFPNQKSILEINEWIATNKNVEITKLLGYCDSIDTKDYNKKLALRRIENVQILLDKSGLKFNKNIEKIAFGKDFKQSKVQAENRKVTIFYKEPEVVAVESELTKRIKNSKVGETIALPNIYFFNNSARIVPKSEPTLIDLRCAMEENPKLKIEIQGHICCQLVSDLNDVSTARARAIYNFLLRNKIDRKRMTFKGFGTSRPIHPIPEKTPQEEDENRRVEIMIVEK, from the coding sequence ATGAAATTAAACATTATCATATTATTTTTTCTGGTTTCAATCAAATCGTTGGGGCAAAAGCAACTTGATGTTTTTTTCGATTTTAATAAAGATTTTCCCAATCAAAAATCAATTCTAGAAATTAACGAATGGATTGCCACAAATAAAAATGTAGAAATCACAAAGCTATTAGGCTATTGCGATAGTATTGACACGAAAGATTACAATAAAAAATTAGCGCTAAGACGTATTGAAAATGTTCAGATTTTATTGGATAAAAGTGGATTAAAGTTCAATAAAAATATAGAGAAAATTGCCTTTGGTAAAGATTTTAAGCAATCCAAAGTGCAAGCTGAGAATAGAAAAGTCACTATTTTTTATAAAGAACCCGAAGTTGTTGCTGTCGAAAGTGAATTGACTAAGAGGATTAAAAATTCTAAAGTTGGCGAAACCATTGCTTTACCTAATATTTATTTCTTTAATAATTCGGCAAGAATTGTTCCTAAGTCTGAACCCACTTTAATCGACTTGCGTTGCGCCATGGAAGAAAATCCCAAACTCAAAATTGAAATTCAAGGGCACATCTGTTGCCAGTTGGTCAGTGATTTAAATGATGTTTCTACTGCACGAGCACGAGCTATTTACAACTTTTTGCTCCGTAATAAAATTGACAGAAAACGAATGACTTTTAAAGGCTTTGGAACGTCAAGACCTATTCATCCCATCCCCGAAAAAACACCACAAGAAGAAGACGAAAATCGCCGTGTAGAGATTATGATTGTAGAGAAATAA
- a CDS encoding AIR synthase related protein — protein MSSDNSQRYHLRGVSASKEDVHNAIKNIDKGLFPKAFCKIVPDYLTNDDNYCLIMHADGAGTKSSLAYLYWKETGDVSVWKGIAQDALIMNIDDLLCVGATDTILLSSTIGRNKNLIPAEVISAIINGTEELIAELKTYGVTIYSTGGETADVGDLVRTIIVDSTVTARMKRSEVIDNANIQAGDVIVGLASFGQAKYEKSYNGGMGSNGLTSARHDVFAKYLADKYPESFDASVPDDLVYSGNVKLTDAVQNSPIDAGKLVLSPTRTYAPIIKSILNKYTPNDIHGMVHCSGGAQTKVLHFVDKVHVIKDNLFPVPPLFKLIQEQSKTDWKEMYQVFNCGHRMELYVPSAIAKDIIEISKSFGVEAQIVGRVEASETKKLTITSEFGKFEY, from the coding sequence ATGAGCTCTGATAACAGTCAACGCTACCATCTTCGTGGGGTTTCCGCTTCTAAAGAAGATGTTCACAATGCTATTAAAAACATCGACAAGGGGTTATTTCCTAAAGCTTTCTGCAAAATTGTTCCCGATTATTTGACTAATGACGACAACTACTGTCTCATTATGCATGCGGATGGCGCTGGTACAAAATCCTCCTTAGCGTATTTGTATTGGAAAGAAACTGGAGATGTTTCGGTATGGAAAGGCATTGCTCAAGATGCTTTGATTATGAATATTGACGATTTACTTTGTGTGGGAGCAACGGATACTATTTTGCTTTCCTCTACCATTGGCAGAAACAAAAACCTAATTCCAGCCGAAGTCATATCAGCCATTATTAATGGAACAGAAGAGTTAATCGCTGAATTAAAAACCTATGGAGTTACCATTTATTCTACTGGTGGAGAAACGGCAGATGTTGGGGATTTAGTAAGAACCATTATCGTAGATTCCACAGTTACTGCCCGAATGAAACGCAGTGAAGTGATTGACAATGCTAATATTCAAGCTGGTGATGTCATTGTTGGTTTAGCTTCTTTCGGTCAAGCCAAATATGAGAAGAGTTATAATGGCGGCATGGGAAGCAACGGATTAACCTCGGCACGACATGATGTTTTTGCTAAATATTTAGCCGATAAATATCCTGAAAGTTTTGATGCTTCGGTGCCTGATGATTTAGTGTATTCTGGAAATGTAAAATTGACGGATGCTGTTCAAAACTCACCTATAGATGCTGGGAAATTGGTGCTTTCCCCCACAAGAACTTATGCGCCCATTATCAAATCAATTTTAAATAAATACACACCAAATGATATTCACGGAATGGTGCATTGCTCAGGCGGCGCCCAAACTAAAGTCTTGCATTTTGTGGATAAGGTTCACGTCATCAAAGACAATTTATTTCCGGTGCCACCGCTCTTTAAACTAATCCAAGAACAATCTAAAACGGATTGGAAAGAAATGTACCAAGTCTTCAATTGTGGTCACCGCATGGAATTATACGTTCCTTCAGCTATTGCGAAAGATATCATCGAAATCTCAAAATCTTTTGGTGTTGAGGCTCAAATTGTCGGTAGAGTAGAAGCTAGTGAAACCAAAAAACTCACCATTACTAGTGAGTTCGGAAAGTTTGAGTATTAG
- a CDS encoding VIT family protein: MEDHTDDYLASHYIHKSNWLRAAVLGANDGILSTASIAIGVSAASHFREPIVLATVAGLVAGALSMAAGEYVSVSSQTDVEKADIEREAQELLDMPEIELQRLAEIYENRGLKKETALLVAKELTEHDALGAHVRDELGINEISQANPIQAALASGASFTLGGLLPLLVTLFLPLKNMEYSLYAFALMFLILLGVIAAKTGGSSIQKAIIRITFWGTAAMGLTALVGYLFGVNVA, translated from the coding sequence ATGGAAGACCACACAGACGATTATTTAGCTTCGCACTACATACATAAAAGCAATTGGTTAAGAGCTGCCGTTCTTGGTGCCAATGATGGTATTTTATCCACAGCGAGTATTGCCATTGGAGTTTCGGCAGCCAGTCATTTTAGAGAACCTATTGTGTTAGCCACTGTTGCTGGATTAGTTGCTGGAGCGTTGTCTATGGCGGCAGGTGAATATGTTTCCGTTAGCTCTCAAACCGATGTAGAAAAAGCCGATATCGAAAGAGAAGCACAGGAATTATTAGACATGCCAGAAATTGAATTACAACGATTGGCAGAGATTTATGAAAATAGAGGCTTAAAGAAAGAAACCGCTTTACTGGTGGCCAAAGAACTAACAGAACATGATGCTTTGGGAGCTCATGTCAGAGATGAATTAGGTATTAATGAAATCTCACAAGCCAATCCTATTCAAGCCGCATTGGCTTCGGGTGCTTCGTTTACTCTTGGTGGATTGCTTCCGTTGCTGGTAACCTTATTTTTACCTTTAAAAAACATGGAGTATTCGCTGTATGCTTTTGCACTGATGTTCCTAATCTTGCTTGGGGTAATTGCTGCCAAAACAGGAGGCTCAAGTATTCAAAAAGCCATCATCAGAATTACCTTTTGGGGAACTGCTGCTATGGGATTGACTGCATTAGTGGGCTATTTATTTGGAGTTAATGTAGCTTAA
- the ygiD gene encoding 4,5-DOPA dioxygenase extradiol, translating to MQNLNNLEQFSNSLPNSERMPLLFIGHGSPMNAIEENQFVTGFRNVAKTLPKPSAIICISAHWFTNGTKVTAMEMPQTIHDFGGFPKALYEVQYPAKGSPALAETTKLLLEPTLVELDEKWGLDHGAWSVLKHLYPKADIPVIQLSIDYTKPAQYHFDLAQKLSKLRDKGILIIGSGNIIHNLRLVDFHNFDKDNYGFDWAIEARSVLNNYLLKGDFQSLIEYETKSTAIQLAVPTPDHYLPLIYTLGLKQKDEDLSLFNDKLVAGSLSMTSVKIG from the coding sequence ATGCAAAACCTGAACAACTTAGAACAATTCTCAAACAGTTTACCGAATTCGGAACGAATGCCCTTATTGTTCATAGGTCATGGTAGCCCGATGAATGCTATCGAAGAAAATCAGTTTGTTACTGGTTTTAGAAATGTTGCCAAAACCCTTCCAAAACCTAGTGCAATTATCTGCATTTCGGCGCATTGGTTTACCAATGGCACTAAAGTTACCGCTATGGAAATGCCTCAAACCATTCACGACTTTGGTGGATTTCCAAAAGCTTTATACGAAGTGCAATATCCTGCCAAAGGAAGTCCAGCTCTTGCAGAAACCACTAAACTATTATTAGAACCTACACTAGTAGAGCTAGATGAAAAATGGGGACTAGACCACGGCGCCTGGTCAGTATTGAAGCATTTATATCCCAAAGCCGACATTCCGGTAATTCAGTTGAGCATTGATTATACTAAACCAGCACAATACCATTTCGATTTGGCTCAAAAACTAAGCAAACTGCGTGACAAAGGCATTCTGATTATAGGCAGCGGAAATATCATTCATAATTTACGATTAGTAGATTTTCATAATTTTGATAAAGATAATTATGGTTTTGATTGGGCGATAGAAGCCAGAAGCGTGTTAAACAATTATCTCTTGAAAGGCGATTTTCAGTCGCTGATTGAGTATGAAACAAAATCGACTGCTATTCAATTAGCTGTTCCTACTCCAGATCATTATTTACCTTTGATTTACACATTAGGGCTAAAGCAAAAAGACGAAGACCTATCCCTATTTAATGACAAATTAGTAGCGGGGAGTTTGAGCATGACCTCCGTAAAGATTGGTTAA
- a CDS encoding ATP-dependent Clp protease adaptor ClpS, producing the protein MSTIEKVQEDVLVEEQVGVNNEIVLYNDDVNTFDHVIDTLIRVCQHTSEQAEQCAILVHYKGKCTVKTGSFDELKPQCNQLLEAGLSAEII; encoded by the coding sequence ATGAGCACTATAGAAAAAGTACAGGAAGACGTTTTAGTCGAAGAACAAGTTGGAGTTAACAACGAAATCGTATTGTATAATGACGATGTCAATACCTTTGACCACGTAATTGACACCTTAATTCGAGTTTGCCAACACACTTCAGAGCAAGCCGAACAATGTGCCATCTTGGTTCACTATAAAGGAAAATGCACCGTAAAAACTGGTTCTTTTGATGAGTTAAAACCGCAATGCAATCAATTGCTGGAAGCGGGTTTAAGTGCCGAAATTATTTAA
- the prmA gene encoding 50S ribosomal protein L11 methyltransferase, with product MSNIYLAYHFSVEPKVLGSEILIAELGEKPFESFIETENGFSAYIQKDLWTKDVLDDIYLLHSPEFTISHTIEEIAQVNWNEEWEKNFEPIDVDGKCHVRAPFHPKTNAEFDIVIEPKMSFGTGHHETTHMMIQHLLETDVTNLKTLDMGCGTAILAILAEMKGAKPIDAIDIDNWCYLNSIENAERNNCHEISVYEGDAALLEGKKYDLIIANINRNILLNDMQQYVDCLNKNGILLLSGFYIEDIPFIDSSCTEKGLTYVKKFERNNWVSLKYVN from the coding sequence ATGTCAAACATCTATTTAGCCTATCATTTTTCGGTGGAACCCAAAGTATTAGGTTCTGAAATTTTAATTGCCGAATTAGGCGAAAAACCTTTTGAAAGTTTCATTGAAACCGAAAATGGGTTTAGTGCTTATATTCAAAAAGACCTTTGGACAAAAGACGTATTAGATGATATTTATTTGTTACATTCTCCTGAGTTCACTATTTCCCACACAATCGAAGAAATTGCGCAAGTCAATTGGAACGAAGAATGGGAAAAAAACTTCGAGCCCATTGATGTAGACGGAAAGTGCCATGTTCGTGCACCCTTCCATCCAAAAACTAATGCCGAATTTGATATTGTTATCGAACCTAAAATGAGCTTCGGAACTGGCCATCATGAAACCACTCACATGATGATTCAACACCTTCTTGAAACAGATGTTACCAACCTAAAAACCCTTGACATGGGTTGCGGCACTGCCATATTAGCCATTCTTGCCGAAATGAAAGGAGCCAAACCTATTGATGCCATTGATATCGACAACTGGTGCTACTTGAATTCTATAGAAAATGCAGAACGTAATAATTGCCATGAAATTTCGGTTTACGAAGGCGATGCTGCTTTACTTGAAGGCAAAAAATACGACTTGATTATTGCTAACATTAACCGCAATATTCTGTTGAACGATATGCAACAATATGTGGATTGTTTAAACAAAAACGGCATCCTTTTATTAAGCGGATTTTACATTGAAGACATTCCATTTATTGATAGTTCTTGCACAGAAAAAGGCTTGACCTATGTTAAAAAATTCGAAAGAAATAATTGGGTTTCTTTGAAATATGTAAATTAG
- the tpiA gene encoding triose-phosphate isomerase, with translation MRQKIVAGNWKMNKNAEETEDLLNELIAKLPHDSEAQIIVAPTFVNLASAVDHLEFTNIDVAAQNMSQFERGAYTGEISASMLKSIGVNIVLIGHSERRAYFHETDFILADKVTTALQNNMTVIFCFGEELKDRQNNQHFNVVENQLRDGLFHLKDKDWEQIILAYEPVWAIGTGETASPEQAQEMHRFIRETVRQRYQSNIAEEVSILYGGSVKPDNAKEIFSKPDVDGGLIGGAALKADDFAAIVSSI, from the coding sequence ATGAGACAAAAAATAGTGGCCGGCAATTGGAAAATGAACAAGAATGCTGAGGAAACGGAAGATTTACTAAATGAATTAATAGCAAAACTACCCCATGACAGTGAAGCCCAAATTATTGTAGCTCCAACCTTTGTCAACCTTGCTTCAGCTGTAGACCATTTAGAGTTTACGAATATTGATGTGGCAGCACAAAACATGAGTCAGTTTGAAAGGGGTGCTTATACTGGTGAAATTTCAGCTAGTATGCTTAAAAGCATTGGTGTAAATATTGTACTAATTGGTCACTCTGAACGTCGTGCATATTTTCATGAAACCGATTTTATTTTGGCAGATAAAGTAACAACTGCTTTACAAAATAATATGACCGTAATTTTTTGCTTTGGCGAAGAATTAAAAGACAGACAAAACAACCAACATTTCAATGTAGTAGAAAATCAATTACGAGATGGTTTGTTTCATCTAAAAGACAAGGACTGGGAACAAATTATTTTAGCTTATGAACCTGTCTGGGCCATTGGAACTGGAGAAACAGCATCACCGGAACAAGCTCAGGAAATGCACAGATTCATCAGAGAAACGGTTAGACAACGTTACCAAAGCAACATTGCCGAAGAGGTTTCAATACTTTATGGCGGAAGCGTAAAACCTGATAATGCTAAGGAAATTTTTTCAAAACCAGATGTGGATGGAGGACTAATTGGAGGAGCGGCCTTAAAAGCAGATGATTTTGCAGCTATTGTAAGTTCGATATAA
- a CDS encoding TlpA family protein disulfide reductase, translated as MKKTVLSLIAVIAIIACTNAQKKEFSKESLSKKLVTTSNSETSFENVLKSHLGKVTVIEVWASWCSDCVKAMPKVKDMQANNPSVDYVFISMDKAFDKWQAGIQKHELKGDHYWATDGMKGEFGKSIDLDWIPRYIIIDKKGNIITYRAIETDFEKINETLKKLQ; from the coding sequence ATGAAAAAAACTGTTTTATCACTCATTGCAGTTATAGCTATAATAGCTTGTACCAATGCTCAAAAAAAGGAATTTTCTAAAGAAAGTTTGTCTAAAAAATTAGTCACTACTAGCAATTCAGAAACCTCTTTTGAGAATGTTTTGAAAAGTCATTTAGGAAAAGTTACCGTCATAGAAGTATGGGCATCATGGTGTAGCGATTGTGTCAAAGCCATGCCAAAAGTAAAAGACATGCAAGCTAACAATCCTAGTGTAGATTATGTTTTTATTTCAATGGACAAAGCCTTTGACAAATGGCAAGCAGGAATTCAAAAACATGAACTCAAAGGCGATCATTATTGGGCAACCGACGGTATGAAAGGCGAATTTGGAAAATCAATAGACTTAGATTGGATTCCAAGATATATTATAATTGATAAAAAAGGTAATATTATAACATATAGAGCCATTGAAACTGATTTTGAAAAAATAAACGAGACCTTAAAAAAACTACAATAA
- a CDS encoding MauE/DoxX family redox-associated membrane protein produces the protein MTTETKKSYLAWTLRIIVAALFIVSALAKLSKGHLLDSPYFAISTFEVKQLYPLGFSEGFAPYFSRTLIGIELALGLLLLQNNWLRKFIVPVTTLLLLVFIGHLSYVTFLSGGNTGNCGCFGELIPMTPIQAILKNIVAVGLLGYLYYLLPKKEKNGNFWILTTVLFATILGIYMLAPIQPPASNFTVSSPADTTTDTISTTQIDTTKTAPTVIAKDTLKKVETIVKPENNEPEKHKSGYTQYFANIDKGRKTLCFFVPGCDHCRQAAKELTELKKANKNFPEISIIFMNEEADLIPDFFKEAGAEYPYKIIEVIPFWKVLGNGKDTPGVKYLWNGNELKYYFGITENKFDPVDYQKLINKPYSDFKK, from the coding sequence ATGACTACTGAAACCAAAAAATCATATTTAGCGTGGACACTGAGAATAATTGTAGCTGCTCTTTTTATTGTATCGGCTTTGGCCAAACTTTCTAAAGGTCATTTATTAGACTCTCCTTATTTTGCTATTTCAACTTTTGAAGTAAAACAATTATATCCACTTGGATTTTCAGAAGGATTTGCACCTTATTTTTCGAGAACACTAATTGGTATCGAATTAGCATTAGGATTATTGCTTTTGCAAAATAATTGGTTACGAAAATTTATAGTTCCTGTGACAACTCTATTACTTCTAGTTTTTATTGGACATCTCAGTTATGTTACTTTTTTAAGTGGAGGAAATACTGGGAATTGCGGTTGTTTTGGCGAGCTAATACCAATGACTCCCATTCAGGCAATCCTTAAAAACATTGTTGCTGTTGGTCTTTTGGGATACCTATATTATTTGTTGCCCAAAAAAGAAAAAAATGGAAACTTTTGGATACTCACCACTGTACTTTTTGCTACAATTTTAGGAATTTATATGTTGGCCCCTATTCAGCCTCCTGCAAGTAATTTTACGGTTTCAAGTCCAGCAGATACAACAACAGATACGATTTCAACAACACAAATAGATACAACGAAAACTGCTCCAACTGTTATTGCAAAAGATACTTTAAAGAAAGTGGAAACTATTGTAAAACCTGAAAATAATGAACCTGAAAAACACAAATCAGGTTACACTCAATATTTTGCCAATATTGATAAAGGCAGAAAAACACTTTGCTTCTTTGTACCAGGTTGCGATCATTGCCGTCAAGCCGCAAAAGAATTAACAGAATTGAAAAAAGCAAATAAGAATTTCCCAGAAATATCGATTATCTTTATGAATGAAGAAGCCGATTTGATTCCGGATTTTTTCAAAGAAGCAGGTGCGGAATATCCTTATAAAATAATCGAGGTTATCCCTTTTTGGAAAGTTTTGGGTAACGGAAAAGACACTCCGGGGGTAAAATATTTATGGAATGGCAACGAACTTAAATATTATTTTGGCATTACTGAAAACAAGTTTGATCCAGTAGATTATCAAAAATTGATAAACAAACCGTATTCAGATTTCAAAAAATAA